The Thermoleophilia bacterium nucleotide sequence TCGCCTGGTTGTCTTCGTCGATGGCGCTCTCGACCGGCTCCGAGCCACACGCGCCGGCTCCAACGGCCAACGCCCCGATCAGGACGAAACAGAGTGCCGCGCTCAGAAGCCGGCGCCGCTGGCGCCGATACACGTGCCGACAGCTACCCTCTCGTCCGCTCACAGGTCTCCTCCGTTCGCCCCACCGTCACGCCGGCAACTCGGGCATACGCCGCATGAGCTCCGCCCAATCGTCGCCGACCGCCCGCCGAGCCAGTCCTGCAACCTGAGAGAAGATCTCAGGAGGCAGCACTCCCTGTTGAATGCGCAAGAGATTCTCTCGGTCGTCCGGACCGATGAGCGGGAACAACCACGCGATGAGCTCCGGCTGGCGCTCGGGCGGGATCTGCGCAGACATGATCCCGACTATCCTGCCCTGCTCGGGCACGGGGATGCGCTCTCTCACAATGCGATACAGGTGCGCGTCCTCCTTCTGCAGGTGGATGTCCAGGTGAAACTTGAAGGCGGCGGTCGCCCTGGCGATCTCCAGAGTATCCGCCGCGGCTATCGCTACCGCGAGCCTATCGTATGCCGCGTCGAGGCCGCGGTGGTCTCGCTCATAGGCCTCGGCGACAAGCGGCGCGACCTTCTCGACCGCCGGAAACACGGCCAGCTCCTCACCGCCGGCGTGCCACACGAGGACCTCATTCAGGAACTTGTAGCGCTCCAGCCTGGGCTGCGCTCCCGGCACACCGCGAGCGGCGTCGAGCGCCGCAGCGTCGACGCCCTCCATGTCCTTGCGGAAGGCGTTGTGGAAAGCTGTGACTGCATCGATGGGCACGGTCATGATGAGCCTCCCAGACTCGGGCTTGGCATCCAGGTCGCGAGGCAGATGTGGCTCGCTACCTTCAGTTTGGCACCAAACCGACCGCGGCACACCGTTCGGCGGCGAGCAGACATGTGTGGGCGGCGTGTATGCCGAGTATCGGCATCAAGCGCACGCTCAAGCGGGGGGAGGACGGACGGAGCCCCGTCCCCCCCGCTCATCCCCTCCTCAGAAGGGGTACTTCTTCCCGCTGAGCGCCACCACAGCCTGCGAAGAGGTGAGCAGTGGCATCGCCAGCGTCTTGCCGTAGTGGTAGAAAGCCCCGGAACTCGACTGGAGCGAGAGCAGGAAGGAGATTGGTGACTTGCCGCCACGCTTCCAGGATGCACCGTTCGGATTCTGGTTTGCCGAGCGAATCGCCATGATCGCCCAGGCCGTGGACTCTGCATTGGTGGTGCTCGTCATCCCGGAGGTGAAACCTCCATTGGAGCTCTGCTGACTTCGCAAGTACGCGAGAGCCCTCTTGATTGACGACGCGGTGGACGAGACGCCGCCGGCGCGCAGCGCCTGCACGACAGCGGCCGTGGAATCCGTATCGGGCGAGCCGCCGGGCGTGTATGAGAAGCCGCCGCTCGACAATTGACGTTTCCGCAGCCAGGTCACCGACTTGGCAAGCTGCGACTTGCTCTTGCCCGCCGCCTTGAGAGCGATGACGGCCCACGCCGTTGTGCTCACGGAGGCATACGAGCCCTGCCCATTCAGTTCCGTAGTGAAGGATCCGTTCTGGTTGCTCCTGTAGGCGAGGAGACTCGTCACAAGGTTGATGCGCTTCTTGCCGGCCTTGGTGATGAGCGCTGTCTCCCGTGCGGAACGGTAGGTGACGATCATCTTCGCGTAGAAGGCCGCGGGATTTCGCGTACTACCGGTCCCCGAAAGCGCCTGGCGCTTGATGTCGAGCGACTGCAGATAGGTGATCGGGCTTTTGCCACCGGACTTCCGGAACGCCGCCGCATCCTTGCCCGCCGCGGCGATGGCCTGCACGACCCAGGGCGTGACCGACGCTCTCTCGCCCGACGCGCCGAAGCCCCCTCCCGACGTCTGAGCCTTGTGGAAGTACGTGAGAGCCTTGCTCTTCGCACCCGCCACCGACTGCGCTTCGGCCACAGTACCCGACGCGAGAAGGAGAACGATCGCAATCACCGTCACCGCCAGCGC carries:
- a CDS encoding prenyltransferase/squalene oxidase repeat-containing protein; this translates as MSAKRTGAALAVTVIAIVLLLASGTVAEAQSVAGAKSKALTYFHKAQTSGGGFGASGERASVTPWVVQAIAAAGKDAAAFRKSGGKSPITYLQSLDIKRQALSGTGSTRNPAAFYAKMIVTYRSARETALITKAGKKRINLVTSLLAYRSNQNGSFTTELNGQGSYASVSTTAWAVIALKAAGKSKSQLAKSVTWLRKRQLSSGGFSYTPGGSPDTDSTAAVVQALRAGGVSSTASSIKRALAYLRSQQSSNGGFTSGMTSTTNAESTAWAIMAIRSANQNPNGASWKRGGKSPISFLLSLQSSSGAFYHYGKTLAMPLLTSSQAVVALSGKKYPF
- a CDS encoding hemerythrin domain-containing protein is translated as MTVPIDAVTAFHNAFRKDMEGVDAAALDAARGVPGAQPRLERYKFLNEVLVWHAGGEELAVFPAVEKVAPLVAEAYERDHRGLDAAYDRLAVAIAAADTLEIARATAAFKFHLDIHLQKEDAHLYRIVRERIPVPEQGRIVGIMSAQIPPERQPELIAWLFPLIGPDDRENLLRIQQGVLPPEIFSQVAGLARRAVGDDWAELMRRMPELPA